A stretch of the Melitaea cinxia chromosome 14, ilMelCinx1.1, whole genome shotgun sequence genome encodes the following:
- the LOC123659667 gene encoding probable small nuclear ribonucleoprotein E, whose translation MAYKGPPKVQKVMVQPINLIFRYLQNRSRVQIWLYENLNLRIEGHIVGFDEYMNIVLDEAEEVHTKTKNRKQIGRIMMKGDNITLIQNVNPNATV comes from the coding sequence ATGGCTTACAAGGGCCCACCAAAAGTGCAAAAGGTGATGGTACAGCCCATCAAccttatatttagatatttacaaAACAGAAGCCGCGTACAAATCTGGTTATACGAGAACTTGAATTTGAGGATCGAAGGCCACATCGTGGGATTCGACGAATATATGAATATTGTATTGGATGAAGCTGAGGAAGTGCACACGAAAACGAAAAATCGGAAGCAAATCGGTCGTATAATGATGAAAGGCGACAACATAACGTTGATTCAAAATGTCAATCCGAACGCTACAGTATAA